A genome region from Bradyrhizobium commune includes the following:
- a CDS encoding aspartate/glutamate racemase family protein has translation MSRPRILVINPNSNPAVTQGLADALKPLDFAGGPEVVCKTLAEGPFGIESQADVDSVAMPLRKLVEGDNSSAAFVIACYSDPGLQVCREGTDRPVFGIAECGVLTALARAETFGVIAIAQRSIPRHMRYLRQMGLTDRLAGERPLNMSVAETASGEGTLAKMIDIGRALRDEDGARAIVMGCAGMARHRRLLEDALGIPVIDPTQAAVTMALGAVQVSRH, from the coding sequence ATGTCCCGGCCGCGCATTCTCGTCATCAACCCGAACTCCAACCCCGCCGTTACGCAGGGGCTGGCGGACGCGCTGAAGCCGCTCGATTTCGCGGGAGGACCCGAGGTGGTCTGCAAAACGCTGGCGGAAGGTCCGTTCGGCATTGAAAGCCAGGCCGACGTCGACAGCGTCGCAATGCCGCTGCGAAAGCTGGTCGAAGGCGATAACAGCTCGGCCGCCTTCGTCATCGCCTGTTATAGCGATCCCGGACTTCAGGTCTGCCGCGAAGGCACTGACCGCCCCGTGTTCGGCATCGCCGAGTGCGGTGTCCTGACCGCGCTCGCCCGCGCCGAGACGTTTGGCGTCATCGCGATTGCGCAGCGCTCGATCCCGCGTCACATGCGCTACCTGCGCCAGATGGGACTGACCGACCGCCTTGCCGGCGAGCGGCCGCTCAACATGAGCGTCGCCGAGACGGCCTCGGGTGAAGGCACGCTGGCGAAAATGATCGACATCGGCCGCGCGCTGCGCGATGAAGACGGCGCCCGCGCCATCGTCATGGGCTGCGCCGGCATGGCGCGCCACCGGCGTCTGCTGGAGGACGCGCTCGGCATTCCCGTGATCGACCCGACACAGGCGGCCGTCACCATGGCGCTCGGAGCGGTGCAGGTCTCGCGTCACTAG
- a CDS encoding long-chain-fatty-acid--CoA ligase: protein MRADHATARRSPAWPAHEPWHLAMPEGTLYDALARAANDRPSHPATVFYGASLSYAELRDRVDAMAGFLQGVCGVTRGARVMIALQNSPQYVIAYYAVMRADAVIVPVNPMNKTAEIDCLAADSGAKVAIIGSELSGVFAALVGEAITHAVVAQYREEVPAATPYTLPSCVTEAPSKVPSSSGWHSWSSAITQGVSPATMSAGPDDLMILAYTSGTTGKPKACMHTHRSALFTALLQARWYGMGADDVMTGFMPLFHVAGMQGSMNAAMVAGATLLLMARWDKDLLPDLFESYGVTFWNAAPTMIVDVLASARFRDRCFAKLKVLTGGGAAMPTAVAERLKGRFGLDFVEGYGMTETMSPTHINPMAAPKRQCLGIAVHETDARVVDPESLIELDDNVTGEIVVHGPQVLRGYWNRPQANAESFIELSGKRFLRTGDLGYRDADGYFFAVDRLKRMINVSGFKVWPAEVEAAMYQNRAIRECCIVSAPDDYRGETVKALIVLDEAARATTSPDDVVNWARGAMASYKAPRAVVFVESLPRTASNKINWRLLQDAEWGRTA, encoded by the coding sequence GTGAGGGCAGATCACGCAACAGCCCGTCGATCGCCGGCCTGGCCGGCGCATGAGCCCTGGCATCTCGCGATGCCGGAGGGGACGCTCTATGATGCGCTGGCACGTGCCGCGAACGACCGGCCGTCGCATCCGGCGACGGTGTTTTATGGCGCGAGCCTGAGCTATGCCGAGCTGCGCGATCGCGTCGACGCCATGGCCGGCTTCCTGCAAGGCGTTTGCGGCGTGACGCGCGGCGCCCGTGTCATGATCGCGCTCCAGAACTCGCCACAATATGTCATCGCCTATTATGCGGTGATGCGGGCGGACGCGGTGATCGTGCCAGTCAATCCCATGAACAAGACCGCCGAAATTGACTGTCTCGCCGCGGATAGCGGCGCGAAGGTCGCAATCATCGGCAGTGAGCTAAGCGGCGTTTTTGCCGCTCTGGTGGGCGAGGCCATCACCCACGCCGTTGTGGCGCAGTATCGCGAGGAGGTTCCGGCCGCGACACCCTATACGCTGCCGTCCTGCGTGACCGAAGCACCGTCGAAGGTGCCGTCGTCGTCGGGCTGGCATTCCTGGTCATCGGCGATCACGCAAGGCGTGTCGCCGGCGACCATGAGTGCAGGTCCCGACGATCTCATGATCCTGGCCTATACGTCGGGGACGACGGGCAAGCCAAAGGCGTGCATGCATACCCATCGCAGTGCGCTGTTCACTGCCCTGTTGCAGGCGCGCTGGTATGGAATGGGCGCTGACGACGTCATGACCGGCTTCATGCCGCTGTTCCACGTCGCGGGCATGCAGGGGTCGATGAATGCCGCGATGGTGGCGGGCGCCACGCTGCTGCTGATGGCGCGGTGGGACAAGGACCTGCTCCCGGACCTGTTCGAGAGCTATGGCGTCACGTTCTGGAACGCGGCGCCGACCATGATCGTCGACGTCCTCGCCAGCGCTCGGTTCCGCGACCGGTGTTTTGCGAAACTCAAGGTGCTGACCGGAGGCGGCGCGGCGATGCCGACGGCGGTCGCTGAGCGGCTCAAAGGACGCTTCGGCCTCGATTTCGTCGAGGGGTACGGCATGACCGAGACGATGTCGCCGACCCACATCAATCCGATGGCGGCGCCGAAGCGACAATGCCTCGGCATTGCCGTTCACGAGACCGATGCGAGGGTCGTCGATCCCGAGAGCCTGATCGAGCTCGACGACAATGTCACCGGCGAGATCGTCGTGCACGGGCCGCAGGTGCTCCGGGGATACTGGAACAGGCCACAGGCCAATGCTGAATCCTTCATCGAGCTCTCGGGCAAGCGGTTCCTGCGCACCGGCGATCTCGGCTATCGCGATGCCGACGGCTATTTCTTTGCGGTGGATCGCCTGAAGCGAATGATCAATGTCAGCGGCTTCAAAGTGTGGCCCGCCGAGGTCGAAGCCGCGATGTACCAGAATCGCGCCATCCGGGAATGCTGCATCGTGTCGGCGCCGGACGATTACCGCGGCGAAACCGTCAAGGCGCTAATCGTGCTGGACGAGGCGGCGCGTGCGACCACGTCGCCGGACGACGTCGTGAACTGGGCGCGCGGTGCGATGGCGAGCTATAAGGCGCCGCGGGCCGTCGTCTTCGTCGAGTCTCTGCCGCGCACCGCAAGCAACAAGATCAACTGGCGGCTCTTGCAGGATGCCGAATGGGGGCGGACGGCATGA
- the hydA gene encoding dihydropyrimidinase — protein MTEPTYDLIIRGGRVATTTDVFEADVAISGETIAAIGRDLPAAKREIDARGKLVLPGGVDSHAHIEQLSAAGIMNADTFESATVSAAFGGTTTVIPFAAQHVGMKLPQVVEDYHALAKKGAVIDYAFHMIIADATKETVEEHIPALVKQGHASIKIFMTYDRLKVDDEPLLDILLAARQSGAMLCAHAENHGIIAWMVKRLLSRGYTLPKYHAVSHARVSEAEAFTRLIGMAALIDQPIMIFHVSTAEGAKVIRDSRGQGLKVFAETCPQYLFLTANDLDKPGIEGAKWMCSPPPRTHSDQEALWQALSLGDLQTISSDHAPYRFDETGKLRAGPNPNFKQVANGLPGLELRLPLLFDAMVSKGRLGLEKFVELTSTAPARIYNLHPRKGSIAVGADADIAIWDPNRETTIADEMMHDLTGYTPFAGRKLRGWPVTTLSRGRVVVDGDKCLASPGSGKFLARSGGEAAKPTGRLVADMDPERNFGAKLL, from the coding sequence ATGACTGAACCCACCTATGACCTGATCATCCGCGGCGGGCGCGTCGCCACCACCACCGATGTGTTCGAGGCCGATGTCGCCATTTCCGGCGAAACCATCGCAGCCATCGGTCGCGACCTTCCGGCGGCCAAGCGGGAGATCGACGCGCGCGGCAAGCTGGTGCTGCCGGGCGGCGTCGACAGCCACGCCCATATCGAGCAATTGTCCGCCGCCGGCATCATGAATGCCGACACCTTCGAGAGCGCGACCGTATCGGCGGCCTTTGGCGGCACGACTACGGTTATTCCCTTCGCGGCCCAGCATGTCGGCATGAAGCTGCCTCAGGTGGTGGAGGATTATCACGCGCTGGCCAAGAAGGGCGCGGTGATCGACTACGCCTTTCACATGATCATCGCGGACGCGACCAAGGAGACGGTCGAGGAGCACATTCCGGCGCTGGTGAAGCAGGGGCACGCGTCGATCAAGATCTTCATGACCTACGACCGTCTCAAGGTCGACGACGAGCCGTTGCTCGACATCCTGCTCGCTGCGCGCCAGTCCGGCGCGATGCTGTGCGCGCATGCCGAAAACCACGGCATCATCGCCTGGATGGTGAAGCGCCTGCTCTCACGGGGCTACACGCTGCCGAAATATCATGCGGTCAGTCATGCCCGCGTGTCTGAAGCGGAAGCTTTTACGCGGCTGATCGGCATGGCCGCGCTGATCGACCAGCCGATCATGATCTTCCATGTCTCGACCGCCGAAGGCGCCAAGGTCATCCGCGACTCGCGCGGGCAGGGGTTGAAAGTGTTCGCCGAGACCTGTCCGCAATATCTGTTCCTGACCGCGAACGATCTCGATAAGCCCGGCATCGAAGGCGCCAAATGGATGTGCAGCCCGCCGCCGCGCACGCATTCCGACCAGGAAGCGCTATGGCAGGCGCTGTCGCTCGGCGATCTCCAGACCATCTCGTCGGATCACGCGCCTTATCGTTTTGACGAGACCGGCAAGCTGCGCGCCGGGCCCAATCCGAACTTCAAGCAGGTCGCGAACGGCCTGCCGGGGTTGGAGTTGCGGCTGCCGCTGCTGTTCGACGCGATGGTGTCGAAGGGCCGGCTGGGCCTGGAGAAATTCGTCGAGCTGACTTCGACGGCGCCGGCAAGAATCTACAATCTCCATCCGCGCAAGGGCTCGATCGCGGTGGGCGCCGACGCCGATATCGCGATCTGGGATCCCAACCGCGAGACGACGATCGCTGACGAGATGATGCACGACCTCACCGGCTATACGCCATTTGCCGGCCGCAAGCTGAGGGGCTGGCCGGTGACCACGCTCTCGCGTGGTCGCGTTGTCGTCGATGGCGACAAGTGCCTGGCGAGCCCCGGAAGCGGAAAATTCCTCGCGCGCAGTGGCGGTGAGGCGGCCAAGCCGACTGGCCGGCTCGTGGCCGACATGGATCCGGAGCGGAATTTCGGGGCGAAGCTGCTATGA
- a CDS encoding aminotransferase class III-fold pyridoxal phosphate-dependent enzyme has protein sequence MSKLLRTGLNAGEAAPMAVVGGEGVYFHLSDGRKLIDGSNTGGGLGHRHPAMVEAIRHAADTPVVNEGWTWVGREQAADDLMATAFRGEEDWVGAVRFCISGSEANDMALSLCQALTQRSALATRERAYHGITGLSRSMTVQPQWHGGLAVHAGGSKLPAPMAPVRILPAPDGAIYGAPANNTPPSEYLADAPRLLSDTAATIIDYTQGGIYYDGSYQDEVARCARRAGSYWIADEVVTGAGRAGRWFAFQGAESRPDIVTLGKSLGGGAAAVAAVVVSKDIVERLKGTSWQNYGTLRGHPISMAAVSAYLKVVTDEKILEHVQKLEKLFTRRLLEIAQKHPSVQRVAGQGLHWTVELHGPDWRTWHADTTEVPIASRVAERALQAGAVIGTSGEQTSLFLAPPLVISEHEATLLLDALDHGLDIADKEQG, from the coding sequence ATGAGCAAATTGTTGCGAACCGGGCTGAATGCAGGCGAAGCCGCGCCGATGGCCGTGGTCGGCGGCGAGGGCGTCTATTTTCATCTCTCCGATGGCCGCAAGCTGATCGATGGCAGCAACACCGGTGGCGGCCTCGGACATCGCCACCCCGCGATGGTGGAGGCGATCCGCCATGCCGCGGATACGCCGGTCGTGAACGAAGGCTGGACCTGGGTCGGGCGCGAGCAGGCGGCGGACGATCTGATGGCCACCGCGTTCAGAGGCGAAGAGGATTGGGTCGGTGCTGTCCGCTTCTGCATCAGCGGCAGCGAGGCCAACGACATGGCGTTGTCGCTCTGCCAAGCGCTGACGCAGCGCTCCGCGCTGGCAACGCGCGAGCGCGCCTATCACGGCATCACCGGCCTGTCGCGCAGCATGACGGTGCAGCCGCAATGGCACGGCGGTCTTGCGGTGCATGCCGGTGGCTCGAAGCTACCGGCGCCGATGGCGCCGGTGCGGATCCTTCCGGCGCCGGACGGCGCGATCTATGGCGCGCCGGCCAACAATACGCCGCCGAGCGAATATCTGGCGGATGCCCCGCGGCTGCTCTCGGACACGGCGGCGACGATCATCGACTACACGCAAGGCGGTATCTATTACGACGGCTCCTATCAGGACGAGGTCGCGCGCTGTGCGCGGCGGGCGGGCTCGTACTGGATCGCGGACGAGGTTGTCACAGGCGCAGGACGCGCGGGGCGCTGGTTCGCATTCCAGGGCGCGGAGAGCCGTCCCGATATCGTGACACTCGGAAAATCGCTCGGCGGCGGTGCGGCGGCGGTTGCCGCCGTCGTGGTGTCCAAAGACATCGTCGAGCGGCTCAAGGGCACGAGCTGGCAGAACTACGGCACGCTGCGCGGCCATCCGATCAGCATGGCCGCCGTCAGCGCCTATCTGAAGGTCGTCACCGACGAGAAGATTCTGGAGCACGTCCAGAAGCTCGAGAAATTGTTCACCCGTCGCCTGCTCGAGATCGCGCAAAAGCATCCGAGCGTCCAGCGTGTGGCGGGGCAGGGGCTGCACTGGACGGTGGAGCTGCACGGACCGGATTGGCGTACCTGGCACGCCGACACGACCGAGGTGCCAATCGCCTCGCGCGTGGCGGAGCGGGCGCTGCAGGCCGGAGCGGTGATCGGAACCAGCGGCGAGCAGACCTCGCTGTTTTTGGCGCCGCCGCTGGTGATCTCAGAGCACGAAGCTACGCTGCTTCTCGACGCGCTCGACCACGGCCTCGACATCGCGGACAAGGAGCAGGGGTGA
- a CDS encoding flavin reductase family protein — MSDMSTSGFSLRELDPRDRYKLLCGVVVPRPIALVTTLDENGAVNAAPFSFFNVFSENPPLIVLGLQHKPDHSPKDTTRNIHRDGEFVVHMVDEALSATMNDCAVDFPSGDSEVAATGLATLPSVDVKVPRLAAAPFALECRRHVVLNFSPDRELLVGEVLRVHAREGLVDEVNMYVDLDAYRPIGRMFGNLYTTQRDTFALARESHAQWLARQDAKELKDA, encoded by the coding sequence ATGTCGGACATGAGTACATCGGGCTTTTCGTTGCGCGAGCTCGATCCGCGCGATCGCTACAAGCTGCTGTGTGGTGTGGTGGTGCCGCGACCGATCGCGCTCGTGACGACGCTGGACGAGAACGGGGCGGTCAATGCCGCGCCGTTCAGTTTCTTCAACGTCTTCTCGGAAAATCCCCCGCTGATCGTGCTGGGGCTCCAGCACAAGCCCGATCACAGCCCGAAGGACACGACCCGCAACATCCACCGCGACGGCGAGTTTGTCGTCCACATGGTGGACGAGGCATTGTCGGCGACGATGAACGACTGCGCCGTCGATTTCCCGTCCGGCGACAGCGAGGTTGCGGCGACGGGGCTGGCCACGCTTCCCTCGGTTGACGTGAAGGTGCCGAGGCTCGCTGCTGCACCGTTTGCGCTGGAATGCCGTCGCCATGTGGTGCTGAATTTTTCGCCCGATCGCGAGCTCCTCGTCGGCGAGGTGCTCAGGGTTCATGCTCGCGAGGGACTGGTCGACGAGGTCAACATGTATGTCGATCTCGACGCCTACCGGCCGATCGGCCGCATGTTCGGCAATCTCTATACGACGCAGCGAGACACGTTTGCGCTTGCGCGCGAGAGCCACGCGCAATGGCTCGCGCGGCAGGATGCCAAAGAGCTGAAGGACGCCTAG
- a CDS encoding hydantoinase/oxoprolinase family protein: MSDSNSHWEVGTDIGGTFTDIIAIRRDSNEARIAKVPSRPQAPVQAMLEAIEAVGLRKSEVKRFVHGTTRVTNAIVEGRLPKVALVATEGFADVLEIARYRRRDLYRLDIPPKSPPLVPPERCFGLAERLDHEGRVLKALEDAEIERLVAWLKQTGVQSVAVALLHAYANPAHEKMLGERLKDVVAHVSLSHEVNPEAREYERTSATVFNAAAMPIAVEYLSELEQRLPIGPGLQVFHSAGAMVPISAVKQRPLVMAMSGPAAGVSASVSIARQLGTSRMLTFDMGGTTTDVCLIVDGQAEMTDGRMLGDKPLRQPMLAVHSIGAGGGSIVRNGPGGLTVGPESAGSEPGPVCYGRGGLEPTITDANAVLGYLNSQTKLGERIGIDIEAAKRVIAPIAHTLGLSLTETALGIIKVANATMARALRRVTVERGIDGRDCTLLAFGGGGPMHAAGLADLYGIAQVVVPSASSAFSALGCLTADFSFLQQQTLRAALDGIDLARVSERIGTLIDDASAPLIANGVVKAEIQVELVALMRYAAQNDAIPVPFALPLDEAKLKKNFLTRHHELFGYATSEPCVIESVRVQARRPSTTVVSRPATVARAVSSGKRICSFDGLHETETAIIDRAALAEIVSGPAIIEDAWSTVVVPPGWQARPDAAGNLFLTRRAA; this comes from the coding sequence ATGAGCGATTCCAACAGTCACTGGGAAGTCGGGACCGATATTGGTGGCACCTTCACCGATATCATCGCGATCCGGCGCGATTCCAACGAGGCGCGGATCGCCAAGGTGCCGTCACGGCCGCAGGCTCCGGTTCAAGCGATGCTGGAGGCGATTGAGGCGGTGGGCCTGCGCAAGAGCGAGGTCAAGCGCTTCGTCCACGGCACCACGCGCGTCACCAACGCCATCGTCGAGGGCCGGCTGCCGAAGGTGGCGCTGGTCGCGACCGAAGGGTTTGCCGATGTGCTGGAGATCGCGCGCTATCGCCGCCGCGATCTCTATCGTCTGGACATTCCGCCAAAATCGCCGCCGCTGGTGCCGCCCGAGCGGTGCTTTGGGCTCGCCGAGCGCCTCGATCACGAGGGACGCGTGCTGAAGGCGCTGGAGGACGCGGAGATCGAGCGTCTGGTGGCGTGGCTGAAACAGACTGGCGTGCAGAGCGTCGCGGTGGCATTGCTGCATGCCTACGCTAACCCGGCGCATGAAAAGATGCTCGGTGAGCGCCTCAAGGATGTCGTCGCCCATGTCTCGCTGTCGCACGAGGTCAATCCCGAGGCGCGCGAATATGAGCGGACCTCGGCGACCGTGTTCAACGCCGCCGCGATGCCGATCGCGGTGGAATATCTCAGCGAGCTGGAGCAGCGGCTGCCGATCGGTCCTGGCTTGCAGGTGTTTCACTCCGCCGGCGCGATGGTCCCGATCTCCGCCGTGAAGCAGCGGCCGCTGGTGATGGCGATGTCGGGCCCGGCGGCCGGTGTTTCGGCCTCGGTCAGCATCGCGCGCCAGCTCGGCACATCGCGCATGCTGACCTTCGACATGGGCGGCACCACGACGGACGTCTGTCTCATTGTCGACGGCCAGGCGGAAATGACCGACGGCCGCATGCTCGGCGACAAGCCGCTGCGTCAGCCGATGCTTGCGGTTCATTCAATTGGGGCCGGCGGCGGATCGATCGTGCGCAACGGTCCCGGCGGCCTGACGGTCGGGCCGGAGAGCGCCGGCTCCGAGCCGGGGCCGGTCTGCTACGGCCGCGGCGGCCTTGAGCCGACCATCACCGACGCCAATGCCGTGCTCGGCTATCTCAATTCCCAGACAAAACTCGGCGAGCGCATTGGCATCGACATCGAGGCCGCCAAGCGCGTCATCGCGCCGATCGCCCATACGCTCGGACTGAGCCTGACCGAAACGGCACTCGGCATCATCAAGGTCGCCAATGCCACGATGGCGCGTGCGCTCCGCCGCGTCACGGTCGAGCGCGGTATCGACGGGCGTGACTGCACGTTGCTCGCCTTCGGTGGTGGCGGCCCGATGCATGCCGCAGGCCTTGCCGACCTCTACGGGATTGCGCAGGTAGTCGTGCCGAGCGCATCGAGCGCTTTCTCGGCGCTGGGCTGCCTCACCGCCGATTTCAGCTTCCTCCAGCAGCAGACTCTGCGCGCAGCGCTTGATGGCATCGACCTCGCGCGCGTGTCGGAACGGATCGGAACGTTGATTGACGATGCCTCGGCGCCGCTGATCGCCAACGGGGTTGTGAAAGCGGAGATTCAGGTCGAGCTCGTTGCCCTGATGCGGTACGCGGCGCAAAACGATGCCATTCCGGTGCCGTTCGCTTTGCCGCTGGATGAAGCCAAGCTCAAGAAGAACTTTTTGACACGGCATCACGAGCTCTTCGGTTATGCGACAAGCGAGCCTTGCGTCATTGAATCCGTCCGGGTGCAGGCGCGGCGTCCTTCGACGACTGTTGTGAGCCGGCCCGCGACCGTGGCGAGGGCGGTGTCGTCGGGCAAGCGCATCTGCTCGTTCGACGGCTTGCACGAGACCGAGACCGCAATCATCGACCGCGCCGCGCTGGCCGAGATCGTCAGCGGCCCCGCGATCATCGAGGACGCCTGGTCAACCGTGGTTGTCCCGCCCGGCTGGCAGGCAAGACCCGACGCCGCCGGCAACCTGTTCCTGACGCGGAGGGCGGCATGA
- a CDS encoding hydantoinase B/oxoprolinase family protein has protein sequence MTLDPFVVEVIRHGLSAAAEEMSLVMTRSARSPLLREAGDLSSAITDGHGGLVGQGRDIPIHLGAMAYTIPELLKVMPRENLNDGDVVIYNVGALGGNHLNDVKVVRPVFFEGEIVAFAVSLAHWPDIGGTWPGSYFAKAIDTFQEAMRIPPVLIATSAGVITPIVQLLKANVRDAESCEGDLLAQIAATKAGEKRILELCREHGKAVFMATQSRLHDLSEIEMREALRALPDGVYEGEDYLDDGSVNNAPARIHVKISIRGDEATFDLSGSCDRVSNFCNTTPFMARSAVAYAARIMSGRDMNQNAGALRPLTIITRPGSILEPGWAASVAAGNHETSMRIVDAIFRAMQDTIPERLSAGGATTAGVLFFAEPRQNGSWKMLYEVHGGGEGARHDRAGMSATRVHLSNTSNTPVEVIEANYAIRLEQQAIRRDSGGAGAHRGGDGSVRTYRILAPSMHLTTCIERMVIPPFGMQGGESGKACRISLVRQGANVAIDGKSNLVLQQDDLVTIEMCGGGGYGAVAAE, from the coding sequence ATGACGCTCGATCCGTTTGTCGTCGAAGTCATCCGGCATGGGCTCTCCGCTGCGGCCGAGGAGATGAGCCTGGTGATGACGCGCTCGGCGCGCTCGCCGCTGCTGCGCGAGGCCGGGGATCTTTCCTCCGCGATCACCGACGGCCACGGCGGCCTGGTCGGGCAGGGCCGCGACATCCCGATCCATCTCGGCGCGATGGCCTACACCATCCCAGAGTTGCTGAAGGTGATGCCGCGCGAAAACCTGAACGATGGCGACGTGGTGATTTACAATGTCGGCGCGCTCGGCGGCAATCACCTCAACGACGTCAAGGTCGTGCGGCCCGTCTTCTTCGAGGGCGAGATCGTGGCCTTCGCGGTCAGCCTTGCGCACTGGCCCGACATCGGCGGCACCTGGCCGGGCAGCTATTTTGCAAAAGCCATCGACACGTTCCAGGAGGCGATGCGGATTCCGCCGGTGCTGATCGCAACCTCGGCCGGCGTCATCACGCCGATCGTGCAATTGCTCAAGGCCAACGTCCGGGATGCCGAATCCTGCGAGGGCGATCTGCTCGCCCAGATCGCGGCGACCAAGGCCGGCGAGAAGCGCATCCTCGAGCTTTGCCGCGAGCACGGCAAGGCGGTCTTTATGGCGACGCAGTCCCGCCTGCACGATCTCTCCGAGATCGAGATGCGCGAGGCACTGCGTGCGCTGCCGGACGGCGTCTACGAAGGTGAAGACTACCTCGACGACGGCAGCGTCAACAACGCGCCCGCGCGCATCCATGTGAAGATCAGTATTCGCGGTGACGAGGCGACCTTCGATCTCTCTGGAAGCTGCGACCGCGTCTCGAACTTCTGCAACACGACGCCGTTCATGGCCCGCTCGGCTGTCGCCTATGCTGCGCGCATCATGAGCGGGCGCGACATGAATCAGAATGCGGGCGCGCTCCGGCCTCTGACCATCATCACGCGCCCGGGCTCGATCCTGGAGCCGGGCTGGGCCGCGTCGGTTGCCGCCGGCAACCACGAGACCTCCATGCGCATCGTCGATGCGATTTTTCGTGCGATGCAGGATACTATCCCAGAACGCTTGTCGGCTGGCGGTGCGACCACCGCGGGTGTGCTGTTCTTTGCCGAACCGCGGCAGAACGGTTCGTGGAAGATGCTCTACGAGGTTCACGGCGGCGGCGAGGGCGCGCGGCACGATCGGGCCGGCATGTCGGCAACCCGGGTGCATCTGTCCAACACCTCGAACACGCCGGTCGAGGTGATCGAGGCGAATTATGCGATCCGCCTGGAGCAGCAGGCCATTCGCCGGGATTCCGGCGGCGCCGGTGCGCATCGCGGCGGTGACGGCTCCGTCCGCACGTACCGCATCCTGGCGCCATCGATGCATCTGACCACGTGCATCGAGCGCATGGTGATCCCGCCATTCGGAATGCAGGGTGGCGAATCCGGCAAGGCTTGCCGCATCTCGCTGGTCCGGCAGGGCGCGAACGTCGCGATCGACGGCAAATCGAACCTGGTGTTGCAGCAAGACGATCTCGTCACGATCGAGATGTGCGGCGGCGGCGGCTATGGCGCCGTAGCGGCAGAGTGA
- a CDS encoding N-carbamoyl-D-amino-acid hydrolase: protein MRIVNVAAAQMGPIQKADSREAVVKRMIALMDEAKAKGADLIVYPELALTTFFPRWYVEDRAEFDNWFEREMPGAATKPLFERAAQHRMAMNFGYAELTPDGHHFNTAILTDKSGKIVGKYRKVHLPGHVEYDTKRSHQHLEKRYFEPGDLGFKVWRELGGIIGMAICNDRRWPETFRVMGLQGVEMVLIGYNTPSVNAEKSEEGVEKRLFHNRLSVQAGAYQNATWVVAVGKAGVEDGHPLFGGSLIVDPNGEIVAEAKTEDDEVLVHACDLDATTFGKTTIFDFARHRRIEHYGLITSQTGAMPPPEK from the coding sequence ATGCGTATCGTCAATGTTGCCGCCGCCCAGATGGGCCCGATCCAGAAAGCCGACAGCCGGGAGGCGGTGGTCAAGCGCATGATTGCGCTGATGGACGAGGCCAAGGCCAAAGGCGCGGACCTGATCGTCTATCCGGAACTGGCGCTCACGACGTTCTTCCCGCGCTGGTACGTCGAAGACCGCGCCGAGTTCGACAACTGGTTCGAACGCGAGATGCCGGGTGCGGCGACAAAGCCGTTGTTCGAGCGCGCGGCGCAGCATCGGATGGCCATGAATTTCGGCTATGCGGAGCTGACGCCCGACGGCCATCATTTCAACACCGCGATCCTGACCGACAAGTCCGGCAAGATCGTCGGCAAGTATCGCAAGGTCCATCTGCCGGGCCATGTGGAGTACGACACCAAGCGCTCGCACCAGCATCTGGAGAAACGCTATTTCGAGCCGGGCGACCTCGGTTTCAAGGTCTGGCGCGAGCTGGGCGGCATCATCGGCATGGCCATCTGCAACGACCGGCGCTGGCCCGAGACCTTTCGTGTCATGGGATTGCAAGGCGTCGAGATGGTGCTGATCGGCTACAACACGCCGTCCGTCAACGCGGAGAAGAGCGAGGAGGGCGTCGAGAAGCGTCTGTTTCACAACCGCCTCTCCGTGCAGGCGGGTGCCTATCAGAACGCGACCTGGGTCGTCGCCGTGGGCAAGGCGGGCGTCGAGGACGGGCACCCGCTGTTTGGCGGCAGCCTGATCGTCGATCCCAATGGCGAGATCGTCGCCGAAGCCAAGACGGAAGATGACGAGGTTCTGGTTCATGCTTGCGACCTCGACGCCACGACCTTCGGCAAGACCACGATCTTCGATTTCGCCCGGCACCGACGCATTGAGCATTATGGCCTGATCACCAGCCAAACCGGCGCGATGCCGCCGCCGGAGAAGTGA